A window from Sinorhizobium fredii encodes these proteins:
- the xth gene encoding exodeoxyribonuclease III translates to MKIATWNINGVKARFDGLVSWLKASNPDIACLQEIKSVDDAFPREEIEALGYHIETYGQKGFNGVALLSKLRPDEVNRGLPGDDSDEQSRFIEGVFSVAGGSIRVCCLYLPNGNPVGTEKYPYKLGWMQRLTSFAKERLLLEEPLILAGDYNVIPEAHDCWDVNVWRNDALFLPETRSAFRRLRNLGLTDAVRATTDEVPLYSFWDYQAGCWQKNFGIRIDHLMLSPEAADKLVSTSIEKHVRAWEKPSDHVPVAAEFAF, encoded by the coding sequence ATGAAGATCGCCACCTGGAACATCAACGGCGTCAAGGCGCGGTTCGACGGTCTCGTTTCCTGGCTCAAGGCATCGAACCCGGACATCGCCTGCCTGCAGGAGATCAAGTCGGTCGACGATGCCTTCCCGCGGGAGGAGATCGAGGCGCTCGGCTACCACATCGAAACCTACGGGCAGAAAGGGTTCAACGGCGTGGCGCTGCTTTCCAAGCTGCGGCCGGACGAAGTCAACCGCGGTCTGCCCGGCGACGATTCGGACGAGCAGTCACGCTTCATCGAGGGCGTCTTTTCCGTTGCAGGCGGATCGATTCGCGTCTGCTGCCTCTACCTGCCGAATGGCAATCCGGTCGGCACGGAGAAATATCCCTACAAGCTCGGATGGATGCAGCGGCTCACGTCCTTCGCGAAGGAGAGGCTGCTGCTCGAAGAGCCGCTGATCCTCGCCGGCGACTACAACGTCATTCCCGAGGCCCACGATTGCTGGGACGTGAATGTGTGGCGCAACGACGCGCTGTTCCTGCCCGAGACACGTTCGGCCTTCCGGCGGCTGCGCAATCTCGGCCTCACCGACGCCGTACGCGCGACGACGGATGAAGTGCCGCTCTATTCCTTCTGGGACTATCAGGCCGGCTGCTGGCAGAAGAATTTCGGCATCCGCATCGACCACCTGATGCTGTCGCCCGAGGCCGCCGACAAGCTGGTTTCGACATCGATCGAAAAGCATGTCCGCGCCTGGGAAAAGCCGTCCGACCACGTGCCTGTGGCTGCCGAATTTGCTTTTTGA
- a CDS encoding SPOR domain-containing protein: MADKQFARSGPAEFDKLADDDPLSELARIVGYDARPAVQQLQELQRHQETIRRDPAFDLEDELLRAFDSYDAPRAAPVHPDSGLVEHPAATAAGSPEPVLESREPESQAPLMEPSAPAVERAAELSGEPVAFSPEEDQVPSDREADVFVTQDVDSAVDLERELELSLGYEDLSAEAAPVGDGMQPVQQPETPDLPVFEDWQEPLASRLAAAGKAAERAHIAEPVYLYMAEPEQPQEAAVTEAVAAHVSPALPPEPAAPEPVDRLLADVERFPIIPIVPAAAVAAASVAAQPAPAVSAPVAKKNTYPFTPMFSRATPVASAAGASQQRAYATPMPAPAAVQAPAPAVAPEAPAVREAEFAQNVAPQAESEPSFDLDDFELELADIALDMDLLKDDAPKAAAEAPPAVGHPALVEPEAQPFLQALAPVNAPKAVAEAPPVAGHPALVEPAAQPFLQALAPVSAPELRREQAPVSAVDQAPGVAEAVETSSESPLPFDPAMIGEMESGVAPIADLDVPQLPSLEAEEKPVSYPGDFDLDIDAEMAQLFNTPAPAAKSGRSSQADAAPAARAGSAGNGGAPLASLDDFEEFEKAMEEDFQRSMSERRSAAQDAERLAAMPRAESEDFAEQGYGRRSQRTMLLAASVAGVIILGGAAVYAWMGGSSAVLSGDGPRIILADKDPVKIVPEQKGGKTVPNQDKAVYDRVAGDQGTAPRQEALVSSTEEPMDVVQRTLTPESLPLEGSENGDALPGVSPPEEEEVARLTPDASADNAAAEEEAAPAVAPRKVRTMIVKPDGTLVPRDEPTESASAATAAAQPIPADASAEAGASGTEGKAAVAVAAAELRTAEEPAAPAGKVALAAPSEPAGNEVAPVRSVKTTAVGSEPTPSAKPAAEAPAAAAPEAKPATETAAAQPAAPLATASVPAGSYVVQIASLPSEAEAQKSYNNLSAKFASVIGGRGVDIRKAEIAGKGTYYRVRIPAGSREEANALCSRYKSAGGSCLVTK, translated from the coding sequence ATGGCAGACAAACAATTCGCACGAAGCGGGCCGGCAGAATTCGACAAATTGGCCGATGATGATCCGTTGAGCGAACTTGCCCGCATTGTCGGTTACGATGCTCGGCCAGCAGTTCAGCAACTGCAGGAGTTGCAGCGACACCAGGAGACGATCCGGCGCGATCCGGCCTTCGATCTCGAAGACGAGCTGCTGCGCGCATTCGACAGCTATGACGCCCCGCGCGCGGCACCGGTCCACCCCGATAGCGGGCTTGTCGAGCATCCGGCCGCGACTGCGGCGGGCTCGCCTGAGCCTGTGCTGGAAAGCCGAGAGCCGGAAAGCCAAGCGCCGCTCATGGAGCCGTCGGCGCCGGCCGTAGAACGCGCTGCAGAACTCTCCGGCGAGCCGGTAGCGTTTTCTCCAGAAGAAGATCAGGTGCCGAGCGATCGCGAGGCGGATGTCTTTGTGACGCAGGACGTCGATTCCGCCGTCGATCTGGAACGCGAACTCGAACTGTCGCTCGGCTATGAAGATCTGTCGGCCGAGGCCGCGCCCGTTGGCGACGGCATGCAGCCGGTCCAGCAGCCCGAGACCCCGGACCTCCCGGTATTCGAAGACTGGCAGGAGCCGCTTGCCTCCAGGCTCGCCGCGGCCGGCAAGGCTGCCGAACGCGCCCATATCGCGGAACCGGTTTACCTGTATATGGCGGAGCCCGAACAGCCGCAGGAGGCAGCGGTCACCGAGGCGGTTGCTGCGCATGTGTCGCCGGCCCTGCCGCCCGAACCGGCGGCTCCCGAGCCCGTGGATCGGCTGCTCGCCGATGTGGAGCGCTTTCCGATAATACCGATCGTCCCGGCTGCAGCCGTTGCGGCCGCATCGGTTGCCGCGCAGCCGGCGCCCGCTGTTTCCGCGCCTGTCGCAAAGAAGAACACTTACCCCTTTACGCCGATGTTCAGCCGCGCGACGCCCGTCGCGTCGGCAGCCGGTGCATCTCAGCAGCGCGCCTACGCCACTCCGATGCCGGCGCCTGCCGCCGTGCAGGCGCCGGCTCCGGCCGTCGCCCCTGAGGCGCCCGCCGTGCGGGAAGCGGAGTTCGCGCAAAACGTAGCGCCGCAGGCCGAGTCCGAGCCGAGCTTCGATCTCGATGATTTCGAGCTGGAACTCGCCGACATTGCGCTGGACATGGATCTGTTGAAAGACGATGCGCCGAAGGCAGCTGCGGAAGCGCCTCCGGCCGTGGGACATCCTGCGCTGGTGGAGCCGGAGGCTCAGCCGTTCCTGCAGGCGCTTGCTCCGGTGAACGCGCCGAAGGCAGTTGCCGAAGCGCCTCCGGTCGCAGGGCATCCTGCGCTGGTGGAGCCGGCGGCTCAGCCGTTCCTGCAGGCACTTGCTCCGGTGAGCGCGCCGGAACTGCGTCGCGAACAGGCGCCGGTGTCAGCAGTGGATCAAGCCCCCGGGGTTGCCGAGGCCGTAGAAACGTCATCGGAAAGTCCGCTGCCTTTCGATCCCGCCATGATCGGTGAGATGGAAAGCGGCGTCGCGCCGATCGCCGATCTCGATGTCCCGCAGCTTCCGTCGCTGGAAGCCGAAGAGAAACCGGTTTCCTATCCTGGCGATTTCGACCTCGATATCGACGCGGAAATGGCACAGCTCTTCAATACGCCGGCGCCGGCCGCAAAGAGCGGACGCTCGAGCCAGGCCGACGCCGCGCCCGCAGCGCGCGCCGGATCGGCGGGCAATGGCGGCGCGCCGCTCGCGTCGCTCGACGACTTCGAGGAATTCGAGAAGGCGATGGAAGAGGACTTCCAGCGTTCCATGTCGGAGCGCCGCAGCGCCGCGCAGGACGCCGAGCGGCTGGCGGCGATGCCGCGGGCCGAGAGCGAAGATTTCGCCGAACAGGGCTATGGCCGCCGCTCGCAGCGCACGATGCTGCTGGCTGCAAGCGTGGCCGGTGTCATCATCCTCGGCGGCGCCGCCGTCTACGCCTGGATGGGCGGAAGCAGTGCTGTCCTGTCGGGCGACGGCCCCAGGATCATCCTAGCCGACAAGGACCCGGTCAAGATCGTCCCGGAACAGAAGGGCGGCAAAACCGTGCCGAACCAGGACAAAGCGGTCTACGACCGGGTGGCCGGCGACCAGGGCACCGCTCCGCGCCAGGAGGCTCTGGTCTCCTCGACGGAAGAACCGATGGACGTGGTGCAGAGAACGCTGACGCCGGAATCCCTGCCGCTTGAAGGCAGTGAAAACGGGGACGCCTTGCCTGGCGTATCTCCGCCGGAAGAGGAAGAAGTCGCGCGTCTGACGCCTGATGCATCTGCGGACAATGCCGCTGCCGAAGAGGAAGCTGCCCCGGCTGTGGCGCCGCGCAAGGTGCGGACCATGATCGTCAAGCCGGACGGCACGCTCGTTCCCCGTGACGAGCCGACCGAAAGCGCCAGCGCGGCTACGGCTGCTGCTCAGCCCATTCCCGCCGATGCTTCGGCGGAGGCGGGCGCCTCCGGGACTGAGGGCAAGGCAGCGGTCGCGGTGGCGGCAGCCGAGCTGCGCACCGCCGAAGAACCTGCCGCGCCGGCCGGGAAGGTCGCGCTTGCGGCACCGAGTGAGCCGGCCGGGAACGAGGTCGCGCCCGTCCGCAGCGTCAAGACGACGGCCGTCGGCAGCGAGCCGACCCCATCGGCGAAACCCGCCGCAGAAGCCCCTGCGGCTGCAGCGCCGGAAGCTAAGCCGGCCACGGAAACGGCGGCTGCACAGCCCGCCGCGCCGCTCGCGACCGCGTCCGTTCCGGCCGGCAGCTACGTCGTCCAGATTGCCTCGCTGCCCTCCGAGGCCGAGGCGCAGAAGAGCTACAACAATCTCTCGGCCAAGTTCGCGAGCGTCATCGGCGGCCGCGGAGTGGATATTCGCAAGGCGGAGATTGCCGGCAAGGGTACCTATTACCGCGTCAGGATACCGGCTGGTTCGCGGGAAGAGGCCAATGCCCTTTGCTCGCGCTACAAGAGCGCCGGCGGAAGCTGCCTCGTGACGAAGTAG
- a CDS encoding deoxyguanosinetriphosphate triphosphohydrolase, producing MAFDRQALGFGYGEHAIFASNPWASRGRLYPEASSPTRSDFQRDRDRIVHTTAFRRLKHKTQVFIAADGDHYRTRLTHTIEVAQIARALARALKLDEDLAEGVALVHDFGHTPFGHTGEDALHEVLKPYGGFDHNAQSLRIVTKLERRYAEFDGLNLTWESLEGLVKHNGPLMTPEGEGIRGPVPQPILDYCAVHDLELASFASLEAQVAAIADDIAYNTHDIDDGLRAGYLTLDMLEEVPFLARLMRDVHDRYPGLDDGRFTHEIMRRQITAMVEDVIGVAQARLREVRPESASDLRKAGRVIAMFSEEMSETDRQIKNLLMTRIYRHPEVMRVRQAAASIVTDLYRAFMADPLLMKEHYWIDQIAGMAEPARARHVGDYLAGMTDTFAISVHRRLFDHTPDLR from the coding sequence ATGGCATTCGACAGACAGGCGCTCGGCTTCGGTTATGGTGAGCACGCGATCTTTGCTTCCAATCCCTGGGCATCACGCGGCCGGCTCTATCCCGAAGCTTCTAGTCCGACGCGTTCCGATTTTCAACGCGACCGCGACCGCATCGTCCACACGACCGCCTTCCGTCGCCTGAAGCACAAGACCCAAGTGTTCATTGCCGCCGACGGCGATCACTACCGCACCCGGCTGACGCACACGATCGAAGTCGCGCAGATCGCCCGCGCCCTGGCTCGGGCCTTGAAGCTCGACGAGGACCTGGCCGAGGGGGTGGCGCTGGTCCACGACTTCGGCCATACGCCCTTCGGCCATACCGGCGAGGATGCGCTGCATGAGGTGCTGAAACCCTATGGCGGCTTCGACCACAATGCGCAGTCGCTACGCATCGTCACCAAGCTCGAGCGCCGCTACGCGGAATTCGACGGCCTGAATCTCACCTGGGAGAGCCTCGAAGGACTGGTCAAGCACAATGGCCCGCTGATGACGCCGGAAGGCGAGGGCATCCGCGGACCGGTGCCGCAGCCGATCCTGGATTATTGCGCCGTCCATGATCTCGAATTGGCAAGTTTCGCAAGCCTCGAAGCCCAGGTCGCAGCAATCGCCGACGATATCGCCTATAATACCCATGACATCGACGATGGATTGCGAGCAGGGTACTTGACGCTCGACATGCTGGAGGAGGTGCCGTTCCTTGCCCGCCTGATGCGCGACGTGCACGACCGCTATCCCGGCCTGGACGATGGCCGCTTCACCCACGAGATCATGCGCCGGCAGATCACCGCAATGGTCGAGGACGTCATCGGCGTCGCCCAGGCGCGTCTGCGCGAAGTTCGACCCGAGAGCGCGAGCGACCTGCGCAAGGCCGGCAGGGTTATCGCCATGTTCTCCGAGGAGATGAGCGAGACCGACCGGCAGATCAAGAACCTGCTGATGACACGCATCTATCGCCACCCGGAGGTGATGCGCGTGCGGCAGGCGGCGGCATCGATCGTCACGGATCTCTATCGGGCGTTCATGGCCGACCCGCTGTTGATGAAGGAACACTACTGGATCGACCAGATCGCCGGGATGGCCGAGCCGGCCCGCGCGCGCCATGTGGGAGACTATCTCGCCGGCATGACCGATACCTTCGCGATCAGCGTGCATCGGCGCTTGTTTGACCACACGCCGGATTTGCGGTAG
- a CDS encoding phospholipase D-like domain-containing protein: MIAFIENYWPHFLALLSFALGVPAIIHAAMTKDDVRAAAGWVGVVLLSPVIGAAIYAVAGINRIRRSSIGLQRSLLRASGPDPFLGSDVTDENVAVRFGQRFAAMKILGDRVSRFSMSTGNHITTLEGGDEVYGAMLEAIAGARRSILFESYIFDRDQIGLRFADALIAAVKRGVSVRVLIDAVGARYSVPSIVGYLQEGGVTTAVFNGNIIIGLRLPYANLRTHRKIVVVDGGVAFTGGMNIRAGFTTEVAGIAASYDTHFRVAGPIVADIFQVAAEDWQFSSGELLSGEAWRLADLEERGDVPSVLMRAVPSGPDSTNETNHKMLMGAFSIARRHIRVMSPYFLPDRELISALVTAARRGVEVDIIVPAVNNLTLVDRAMTAQFDQVLEGHCRVWRAKGSFNHSKLIVVDGHWAYVGSSNLDPRSLRLNFEFDLEILDDAFAQAISEKFCAVREMAAEVTLASLEAEPMLNRLANRLLWLGSPYL, from the coding sequence ATGATCGCGTTCATCGAGAACTATTGGCCGCATTTCCTGGCGCTCCTGTCCTTCGCGCTGGGGGTGCCGGCGATCATTCATGCGGCGATGACGAAGGACGATGTCCGCGCCGCGGCCGGCTGGGTCGGCGTCGTTCTCCTCTCTCCGGTCATCGGCGCGGCCATCTATGCGGTAGCCGGCATCAACCGCATTCGCCGATCCTCGATCGGCCTGCAGCGCTCGCTCCTGCGCGCGAGCGGCCCGGACCCGTTTCTCGGTTCCGACGTCACGGATGAAAACGTGGCAGTCCGATTCGGGCAGCGATTCGCGGCGATGAAAATTCTCGGCGATCGCGTATCACGTTTCTCCATGTCGACCGGGAACCACATCACCACGCTGGAGGGCGGCGACGAGGTCTATGGGGCAATGCTCGAGGCGATCGCCGGCGCTCGCCGCAGCATCCTCTTCGAAAGCTATATCTTCGATCGCGACCAGATCGGGCTTCGCTTTGCCGATGCGCTGATCGCCGCAGTCAAGCGCGGCGTCAGCGTGCGGGTCCTGATCGACGCGGTCGGCGCCCGCTATTCCGTGCCGAGCATCGTCGGCTATCTCCAGGAGGGAGGCGTCACGACGGCCGTCTTCAACGGCAACATCATCATCGGCCTGCGGCTGCCCTATGCCAATCTCAGGACCCACCGGAAGATCGTCGTCGTCGACGGCGGGGTCGCCTTCACCGGCGGCATGAACATTCGCGCCGGCTTCACTACCGAGGTCGCCGGGATCGCCGCTTCCTACGACACGCATTTCCGCGTCGCCGGGCCGATCGTCGCCGACATCTTCCAGGTGGCGGCCGAAGACTGGCAATTCTCGAGCGGAGAGTTGCTGTCGGGCGAAGCCTGGCGGCTGGCGGATCTGGAGGAGCGGGGCGATGTGCCGTCGGTGCTGATGCGCGCCGTGCCCTCGGGACCCGACAGCACCAACGAGACCAACCACAAGATGCTGATGGGCGCCTTCTCGATTGCGCGTCGGCACATCCGGGTGATGTCGCCCTATTTCCTGCCGGATAGGGAGCTCATCAGCGCGCTGGTGACGGCTGCGCGACGAGGCGTCGAAGTTGACATCATCGTGCCGGCGGTCAACAATCTGACGCTCGTGGACCGCGCCATGACGGCGCAATTCGACCAGGTGCTCGAAGGCCATTGTCGCGTGTGGCGGGCGAAGGGAAGCTTCAACCATTCGAAATTGATCGTCGTCGACGGCCATTGGGCCTATGTCGGATCGAGCAATCTCGATCCGCGCTCCCTGCGGCTGAATTTCGAATTCGACCTCGAGATTCTCGATGACGCCTTTGCGCAGGCGATCAGCGAGAAATTCTGCGCTGTGCGCGAGATGGCCGCCGAGGTGACGCTCGCGAGCCTTGAAGCCGAGCCCATGCTCAACCGGCTTGCGAACCGCCTGCTCTGGCTGGGCTCACCCTATCTGTAG
- the argS gene encoding arginine--tRNA ligase encodes MNLFTDFESRVKNILESLDIVREKRSEIDFGRVNVEPPRDLSHGDVATNAAMVLAKSLGTNPRALADLIVDKLRQDPEVADVSVAGPGFINVRLSVSYWQKLLSAMVRAGTDFGRSTIGAGRKVNVEYVSANPTGPMHVGHCRGAVVGDALANLLAFAGYDVTKEYYINDAGSQIDVLARSAFLRYRQALGEEIGEIPPGLYPGDYLVQVGEALADEFGTSLRIMPEDKWMPLVKERVIDAMMAMIREDLAALNVNHDVFFSERMLHDNGAARIRTAINDLTFKGHVYKGTLPPPKGQLPEDWEDREQTLFRSTEVGDDIDRPLIKSDGSYTYFAADVAYFKDKFDRGFHEMIYVLGADHGGYVKRLEALARAISDGTAKLTVLLCQLVKLYRNGEPVKMSKRSGDFVTLRDVVDEVGRDPVRFMMLYRKNSEPLDFDFAKVTEQSKDNPVFYVQYAHARCCSVFRQAKEAFPDLDLPSIDLAGAVIGAIVDPAELQLVAKLAEYPRVVEAAALSQEPHRIAFYLYDLAAAFHALWNKGKENPELRFVNDKNRELSIARLGLVHAVASVLRSGLSVTGTSAPEEMR; translated from the coding sequence ATGAACCTTTTCACAGACTTCGAATCAAGAGTTAAAAACATTCTGGAATCGCTTGATATCGTTCGTGAAAAGCGATCAGAGATCGATTTTGGACGGGTCAATGTGGAGCCGCCGCGTGACCTCAGCCACGGTGACGTGGCGACGAACGCGGCAATGGTCCTCGCAAAGTCGCTGGGCACGAACCCGCGCGCCCTTGCCGATCTCATCGTCGACAAGTTGCGCCAGGATCCGGAGGTCGCCGACGTGTCCGTTGCCGGGCCCGGGTTCATCAATGTCCGGTTGTCGGTCTCCTATTGGCAGAAGCTTCTTTCGGCGATGGTGCGGGCGGGCACGGATTTCGGACGCAGCACTATCGGTGCCGGGCGGAAGGTGAACGTCGAATATGTTTCGGCGAACCCGACCGGGCCGATGCATGTCGGCCATTGCCGCGGCGCCGTCGTCGGCGATGCCCTGGCGAACCTTCTCGCCTTCGCCGGCTACGACGTCACCAAGGAATACTACATCAACGACGCCGGCTCGCAGATCGACGTGCTCGCCCGCTCGGCCTTTCTGCGCTACCGGCAGGCGCTCGGCGAAGAGATCGGCGAGATACCGCCGGGGCTTTACCCCGGCGATTACCTCGTACAGGTCGGCGAGGCGCTTGCCGACGAATTCGGCACGAGCCTCAGGATCATGCCGGAAGACAAGTGGATGCCGCTCGTCAAGGAGCGCGTCATCGACGCGATGATGGCGATGATCCGTGAGGACCTGGCCGCGCTCAACGTCAACCACGACGTCTTCTTCTCCGAACGGATGCTGCACGACAATGGCGCAGCGCGGATTCGCACCGCGATCAACGACCTGACCTTCAAGGGACATGTCTACAAGGGCACGCTGCCGCCGCCGAAGGGCCAATTGCCCGAGGATTGGGAGGACCGCGAGCAGACGCTGTTCCGTTCCACCGAAGTGGGCGACGACATCGACAGGCCGCTCATCAAGTCGGACGGCAGCTATACTTACTTCGCCGCCGACGTTGCTTATTTCAAGGACAAGTTCGACCGAGGCTTCCACGAGATGATCTACGTCCTCGGGGCCGACCACGGCGGCTACGTCAAGCGCCTGGAAGCCTTGGCGCGGGCGATATCCGATGGCACGGCGAAGCTGACTGTATTGCTGTGCCAGCTGGTCAAGCTTTACCGGAACGGCGAGCCGGTGAAGATGTCGAAGCGCTCGGGCGACTTCGTGACGCTGCGGGACGTGGTCGATGAAGTCGGCCGGGATCCGGTCCGGTTCATGATGCTCTACCGGAAGAATTCGGAGCCGCTAGACTTCGACTTTGCTAAGGTGACGGAACAGTCGAAGGACAACCCGGTCTTTTACGTTCAGTATGCGCATGCACGCTGCTGCTCGGTGTTCCGCCAGGCGAAAGAAGCTTTCCCGGATCTCGACTTGCCCTCGATCGATCTTGCCGGTGCAGTTATCGGAGCGATCGTCGATCCTGCCGAATTGCAGCTCGTCGCCAAGCTCGCAGAATATCCTCGCGTCGTCGAGGCCGCAGCACTCTCGCAGGAGCCTCATCGAATCGCTTTTTACCTGTATGATCTTGCTGCAGCCTTCCACGCTCTCTGGAACAAAGGTAAAGAAAATCCGGAATTACGTTTTGTTAACGATAAGAACAGAGAATTAAGCATTGCCAGACTCGGGCTGGTGCATGCTGTCGCCTCGGTATTGAGGTCGGGTCTGTCCGTTACGGGCACCTCGGCGCCGGAAGAGATGCGGTAA
- the erpA gene encoding iron-sulfur cluster insertion protein ErpA, whose amino-acid sequence MMQDTVTLSDAAARRIAAILQTEHDKTAMRVSVEGGGCSGFSYKFDLVDKENDDDLVLEKGNAKVLIDSLSLVYMGGSEIDFVDNLLGQSFQIKNPNAVASCGCGTSFSV is encoded by the coding sequence ATGATGCAGGATACAGTGACGCTTTCGGATGCGGCAGCCCGGCGCATCGCCGCCATACTCCAGACCGAGCATGACAAGACGGCAATGCGCGTCTCCGTCGAAGGCGGCGGCTGTTCAGGCTTTTCCTACAAGTTCGACTTGGTGGACAAGGAAAACGACGACGACCTGGTTCTCGAGAAGGGCAATGCGAAAGTGCTGATCGACAGCCTCTCGCTGGTCTATATGGGCGGTTCGGAGATCGACTTCGTCGACAACCTGCTCGGCCAGTCCTTCCAGATCAAGAATCCGAATGCCGTTGCAAGTTGCGGCTGCGGAACAAGCTTCTCCGTCTAG
- a CDS encoding OmpP1/FadL family transporter — protein MARNKLKKSILAAVAGVLVASAAQAGGLERSGYNIDLLFDPSDYAAEATATYVSPQRELKNVVDTDTTTGFPPPGTGFGGGDLNSRPNTADDTEGYWAPRIGVKAALGDSIDCMADYSQPWGAHTNPGQNWAGANSNIETKVESDNYAATCSYKWDMGPGFVRVIGGTFYQEVGGFKERLVQDFTGTGVPFSGVGRLDLEGDGWGWRTGVAYEIPEYAMRASLVYNSAVDLDNLAGTIDLRNVRGPAAVNFYEVSGFASMPDSLELKVQSGIAPGWLAFGSVKWTDWSQLQVLEFCPAGGGTLAQPCTTLDLLYRDGWTVTGGIGHKFNDQWSGAVSLTWDRGTSHGYGAQTDTWTVGTGVTYAPTENVELRLAGVVGIMTSGSSGEVTYQGETIGDDVSYDFDNDFVGAISTSLKVRF, from the coding sequence ATGGCTCGAAATAAACTGAAGAAGAGCATTCTCGCAGCGGTCGCCGGAGTGCTCGTCGCGTCGGCTGCGCAGGCTGGGGGGCTCGAGCGCAGCGGTTACAATATCGATCTCTTGTTCGATCCATCGGATTACGCGGCGGAAGCGACGGCGACTTACGTCAGTCCGCAGCGAGAGTTGAAGAACGTTGTTGATACGGACACAACAACTGGTTTTCCTCCGCCCGGGACCGGCTTCGGCGGCGGTGACCTTAACTCTCGTCCGAATACCGCTGACGACACAGAGGGGTATTGGGCGCCCCGCATTGGTGTAAAGGCTGCCTTGGGTGACAGTATTGACTGTATGGCGGACTACTCGCAGCCTTGGGGCGCTCACACCAATCCGGGCCAGAACTGGGCCGGCGCTAACAGCAACATCGAAACAAAAGTCGAAAGTGATAACTACGCCGCGACCTGCTCCTACAAATGGGATATGGGCCCCGGGTTTGTCCGTGTTATCGGGGGTACCTTCTACCAAGAGGTCGGCGGCTTCAAAGAACGGCTCGTGCAGGACTTCACTGGCACTGGGGTGCCTTTCTCGGGCGTCGGCAGGCTGGACCTCGAGGGCGACGGTTGGGGCTGGCGAACGGGCGTCGCCTATGAAATCCCGGAATACGCGATGCGAGCAAGCCTCGTGTACAACAGCGCCGTCGATCTCGACAATCTTGCTGGCACCATCGACCTCCGCAATGTCCGCGGTCCTGCCGCTGTAAACTTCTATGAAGTATCCGGCTTCGCGTCCATGCCGGACTCGTTGGAACTGAAGGTCCAGTCGGGTATCGCTCCTGGCTGGCTGGCATTCGGCTCGGTCAAATGGACGGATTGGAGCCAGTTGCAGGTGCTGGAATTCTGCCCTGCCGGAGGCGGCACGCTTGCGCAACCGTGCACCACACTGGACCTCCTGTATCGCGATGGTTGGACAGTTACCGGCGGCATTGGTCATAAGTTCAACGATCAGTGGAGCGGCGCGGTCAGCCTCACCTGGGATCGCGGCACGAGCCACGGCTATGGTGCGCAGACTGACACCTGGACGGTTGGCACGGGGGTAACGTACGCTCCGACGGAAAATGTTGAACTTCGCCTCGCTGGTGTCGTCGGGATCATGACGAGCGGTAGCTCGGGGGAGGTAACCTATCAAGGTGAAACGATTGGCGACGACGTTTCCTACGATTTCGACAACGACTTCGTCGGCGCGATCTCCACATCGCTAAAAGTCAGGTTCTGA
- the exoR gene encoding exopolysaccharide production regulator ExoR: MRAGELKSLKMAVLGMSLAVGATAAGPARAFDPSAGVTKESGPFALFKFGFSAYKSGRKDEAVEAYRYAAEKGHTGSRWALANMYAYGDGVAENDLEAFKIYSEIAQQGVEPGSEDTGYFVNALIALAGYYRRGIPDSPVQADLPQARQLYFQAASTFGIAEAQFQLARMLLSGEGGTVNVQQAKKWLNRARKNGHAGAMGVFGNVIFQEGQTVRGLAYMTAALDQCSPKDRPWLQSMQEQAFSLATEDDRRVAIAMAQNMHPQADE, from the coding sequence ATGCGCGCGGGTGAACTAAAGTCGCTGAAAATGGCGGTGCTGGGCATGTCCCTGGCGGTTGGCGCCACCGCTGCAGGACCGGCGCGGGCCTTCGATCCCTCCGCGGGCGTGACGAAGGAATCGGGTCCGTTCGCACTCTTCAAATTCGGCTTCTCCGCCTACAAGAGCGGTCGCAAGGACGAGGCGGTCGAAGCTTACCGCTATGCCGCCGAAAAGGGCCACACGGGGTCGCGCTGGGCGCTTGCCAACATGTATGCCTATGGCGACGGGGTCGCCGAGAACGATCTCGAAGCGTTCAAGATCTACAGCGAGATCGCCCAGCAAGGCGTCGAGCCCGGTTCCGAGGACACCGGCTATTTCGTCAACGCGCTGATCGCACTTGCCGGCTATTACCGCCGCGGCATTCCGGACAGTCCGGTCCAGGCGGACCTGCCGCAGGCGCGGCAGCTCTATTTCCAGGCGGCATCGACCTTCGGCATCGCCGAAGCGCAGTTCCAGTTGGCGCGGATGCTGCTTTCGGGCGAGGGCGGCACCGTCAATGTTCAGCAGGCCAAGAAATGGCTGAACCGGGCGCGCAAGAACGGCCATGCCGGTGCCATGGGTGTCTTCGGAAACGTCATCTTCCAGGAAGGCCAGACGGTGCGCGGCCTCGCCTATATGACGGCGGCGCTCGACCAGTGTTCGCCGAAGGACAGGCCGTGGCTCCAGTCCATGCAGGAGCAGGCCTTCTCGCTTGCGACCGAGGACGACCGCCGCGTCGCGATCGCCATGGCCCAGAACATGCATCCGCAGGCCGACGAATAG